One segment of Panicum virgatum strain AP13 chromosome 1K, P.virgatum_v5, whole genome shotgun sequence DNA contains the following:
- the LOC120657478 gene encoding cytochrome P450 87A3-like isoform X3, whose protein sequence is MDSLVCVAVWAVTLAMVMAFITWAYRWSHPKASGRLPPGSLGLPLLGETLQFFAPNPTCDVSPFVKERLNRYGNIFKTSIVGRSVVVSADPDLNYYVFQQEGKLFESWYPDTFTEIFGRDNVGSLHGFMYKYLKTLVLRLYGQENLRTVLLADTDGACRASLASWASRPSVELKDAISTMIFDLTAKKLISYEPSKSSENLRNNFVAFIRGLISFPVDIPGTAYHECMQGRKNAMKVLKKMMRERMADAGRQGEDFFDVLIEELRREKPVMTEAIALDLMFVLLFASFETTALALTLGVKLLAENPRVLRALTEEHEVIVRSRKDRDAGLTWAEYKSMTFTSQVILEIVRLANIVPGIFRKALQDIEFKGYTIPAGWGVMVCPPAVHLNPEIYEDPLAFDPWRWQDKAEITGGTKQFMAFGGGLRFCVGTDLSKVLMATFIHSLVTKYSWRTIKGGNIVRTPGLSFPDGFHVQLFPKELTPSSVLNTACSV, encoded by the exons ATGGACTCGCTGGTCTGTGTGGCTGTATGGGCTGTGACCTTGGCCATGGTGATGGCTTTCATCACGTGGGCGTACAGGTGGAGCCATCCGAAAGCGAGCGGCCGGCTGCCTCCGGGCTCCctcggcctccctctcctcgGCGAGACCTTGCAGTTCTTCGCGCCGAACCCTACCTGTGACGTCTCCCCATTCGTGAAGGAGAGACTGAACAG GTACGGGAACATCTTCAAGACGAGCATCGTCGGGCGGTCGGTGGTGGTGTCGGCGGACCCGGACCTCAACTACTACGTGTTCCAGCAGGAGGGGAAGCTGTTCGAGAGCTGGTACCCGGACACCTTCACCGAGATCTTCGGCCGCGACAACGTCGGCTCCCTGCACGGCTTCATGTACAAGTACCTCAAGACCCTCGTGCTCCGGCTCTACGGCCAGGAGAACCTCAGGACCGTGCTCCTCGCCGACACCGACGGCGCCTGCCGCGCCAGCCTCGCCTCCTGGGCCAGCCGCCCCAGCGTCGAGCTCAAGGACGCCATCTCCACC ATGATCTTCGATCTTACCGCGAAGAAGCTGATCAGCTACGAGCCGTCGAAGTCGTCCGAGAATCTGAGGAACAACTTCGTGGCCTTCATCCGCGGCCTCATCTCCTTCCCGGTGGACATTCCCGGCACAGCCTACCATGAGTGCATGCAG GGGAGGAAGAACGCTATGAAGGTGCTCAAGAAGATGATGCGGGAGCGGATGGCGGACGCGGGGAGGCAGGGCGAGGACTTCTTCGACGTCCTGATCGAGGAGCTGAGGAGGGAGAAGCCCGTCATGACGGAGGCCATCGCGCTCGACCTCATGTTCGTGCTCCTCTTCGCCAGCTTCGAGACCACGGCGCTGGCGCTCACGCTGGGCGTCAAGCTCCTGGCCGAGAACCCCAGGGTGCTTCGGGCCCTAACG GAGGAGCATGAGGTGATTGTCAGGAGCAGGAAGGACAGGGATGCTGGACTCACGTGGGCCGAGTACAAGTCCATGACCTTCACATCCCAG GTTATATTGGAGATAGTACGATTGGCAAACATTGTGCCGGGGATTTTTCGGAAGGCCTTGCAAGACATTGAGTTCAAAG GCTACACCATACCGGCAGGCTGGGGAGTGATGGTGTGTCCTCCAGCAGTGCACTTAAACCCCGAAATCTACGAAGATCCATTGGCGTTTGATCCATGGAGGTGGCAG GACAAGGCAGAAATCACCGGTGGAACGAAGCAGTTCATGGCCTTCGGTGGGGGTCTCCGGTTCTGCGTGGGCACCGATCTCAGCAAGGTCTTGATGGCAACTTTCATTCACAGCCTGGTTACAAAATACAG TTGGAGGACTATCAAAGGAGGGAACATAGTTCGTACCCCGGGCCTCAGTTTCCCTGATGGATTTCATGTTCAGCTATTCCCTAAAGAGCTGACGCCTTCTTCTGTTCTGAATACAGCGTGTTCTGTCTGA
- the LOC120657478 gene encoding cytochrome P450 87A3-like isoform X2, whose translation MDSLVCVAVWAVTLAMVMAFITWAYRWSHPKASGRLPPGSLGLPLLGETLQFFAPNPTCDVSPFVKERLNRYGNIFKTSIVGRSVVVSADPDLNYYVFQQEGKLFESWYPDTFTEIFGRDNVGSLHGFMYKYLKTLVLRLYGQENLRTVLLADTDGACRASLASWASRPSVELKDAISTMIFDLTAKKLISYEPSKSSENLRNNFVAFIRGLISFPVDIPGTAYHECMQGRKNAMKVLKKMMRERMADAGRQGEDFFDVLIEELRREKPVMTEAIALDLMFVLLFASFETTALALTLGVKLLAENPRVLRALTEEHEVIVRSRKDRDAGLTWAEYKSMTFTSQVILEIVRLANIVPGIFRKALQDIEFKGYTIPAGWGVMVCPPAVHLNPEIYEDPLAFDPWRWQQDKAEITGGTKQFMAFGGGLRFCVGTDLSKVLMATFIHSLVTKYSWRTIKGGNIVRTPGLSFPDGFHVQLFPKELTPSSVLNTACSV comes from the exons ATGGACTCGCTGGTCTGTGTGGCTGTATGGGCTGTGACCTTGGCCATGGTGATGGCTTTCATCACGTGGGCGTACAGGTGGAGCCATCCGAAAGCGAGCGGCCGGCTGCCTCCGGGCTCCctcggcctccctctcctcgGCGAGACCTTGCAGTTCTTCGCGCCGAACCCTACCTGTGACGTCTCCCCATTCGTGAAGGAGAGACTGAACAG GTACGGGAACATCTTCAAGACGAGCATCGTCGGGCGGTCGGTGGTGGTGTCGGCGGACCCGGACCTCAACTACTACGTGTTCCAGCAGGAGGGGAAGCTGTTCGAGAGCTGGTACCCGGACACCTTCACCGAGATCTTCGGCCGCGACAACGTCGGCTCCCTGCACGGCTTCATGTACAAGTACCTCAAGACCCTCGTGCTCCGGCTCTACGGCCAGGAGAACCTCAGGACCGTGCTCCTCGCCGACACCGACGGCGCCTGCCGCGCCAGCCTCGCCTCCTGGGCCAGCCGCCCCAGCGTCGAGCTCAAGGACGCCATCTCCACC ATGATCTTCGATCTTACCGCGAAGAAGCTGATCAGCTACGAGCCGTCGAAGTCGTCCGAGAATCTGAGGAACAACTTCGTGGCCTTCATCCGCGGCCTCATCTCCTTCCCGGTGGACATTCCCGGCACAGCCTACCATGAGTGCATGCAG GGGAGGAAGAACGCTATGAAGGTGCTCAAGAAGATGATGCGGGAGCGGATGGCGGACGCGGGGAGGCAGGGCGAGGACTTCTTCGACGTCCTGATCGAGGAGCTGAGGAGGGAGAAGCCCGTCATGACGGAGGCCATCGCGCTCGACCTCATGTTCGTGCTCCTCTTCGCCAGCTTCGAGACCACGGCGCTGGCGCTCACGCTGGGCGTCAAGCTCCTGGCCGAGAACCCCAGGGTGCTTCGGGCCCTAACG GAGGAGCATGAGGTGATTGTCAGGAGCAGGAAGGACAGGGATGCTGGACTCACGTGGGCCGAGTACAAGTCCATGACCTTCACATCCCAG GTTATATTGGAGATAGTACGATTGGCAAACATTGTGCCGGGGATTTTTCGGAAGGCCTTGCAAGACATTGAGTTCAAAG GCTACACCATACCGGCAGGCTGGGGAGTGATGGTGTGTCCTCCAGCAGTGCACTTAAACCCCGAAATCTACGAAGATCCATTGGCGTTTGATCCATGGAGGTGGCAG CAGGACAAGGCAGAAATCACCGGTGGAACGAAGCAGTTCATGGCCTTCGGTGGGGGTCTCCGGTTCTGCGTGGGCACCGATCTCAGCAAGGTCTTGATGGCAACTTTCATTCACAGCCTGGTTACAAAATACAG TTGGAGGACTATCAAAGGAGGGAACATAGTTCGTACCCCGGGCCTCAGTTTCCCTGATGGATTTCATGTTCAGCTATTCCCTAAAGAGCTGACGCCTTCTTCTGTTCTGAATACAGCGTGTTCTGTCTGA
- the LOC120657478 gene encoding cytochrome P450 87A3-like isoform X1: MDSLVCVAVWAVTLAMVMAFITWAYRWSHPKASGRLPPGSLGLPLLGETLQFFAPNPTCDVSPFVKERLNRYGNIFKTSIVGRSVVVSADPDLNYYVFQQEGKLFESWYPDTFTEIFGRDNVGSLHGFMYKYLKTLVLRLYGQENLRTVLLADTDGACRASLASWASRPSVELKDAISTMIFDLTAKKLISYEPSKSSENLRNNFVAFIRGLISFPVDIPGTAYHECMQGRKNAMKVLKKMMRERMADAGRQGEDFFDVLIEELRREKPVMTEAIALDLMFVLLFASFETTALALTLGVKLLAENPRVLRALTEEHEVIVRSRKDRDAGLTWAEYKSMTFTSQVILEIVRLANIVPGIFRKALQDIEFKDFFYFLENFMHPVDAGYTIPAGWGVMVCPPAVHLNPEIYEDPLAFDPWRWQQDKAEITGGTKQFMAFGGGLRFCVGTDLSKVLMATFIHSLVTKYSWRTIKGGNIVRTPGLSFPDGFHVQLFPKELTPSSVLNTACSV, from the exons ATGGACTCGCTGGTCTGTGTGGCTGTATGGGCTGTGACCTTGGCCATGGTGATGGCTTTCATCACGTGGGCGTACAGGTGGAGCCATCCGAAAGCGAGCGGCCGGCTGCCTCCGGGCTCCctcggcctccctctcctcgGCGAGACCTTGCAGTTCTTCGCGCCGAACCCTACCTGTGACGTCTCCCCATTCGTGAAGGAGAGACTGAACAG GTACGGGAACATCTTCAAGACGAGCATCGTCGGGCGGTCGGTGGTGGTGTCGGCGGACCCGGACCTCAACTACTACGTGTTCCAGCAGGAGGGGAAGCTGTTCGAGAGCTGGTACCCGGACACCTTCACCGAGATCTTCGGCCGCGACAACGTCGGCTCCCTGCACGGCTTCATGTACAAGTACCTCAAGACCCTCGTGCTCCGGCTCTACGGCCAGGAGAACCTCAGGACCGTGCTCCTCGCCGACACCGACGGCGCCTGCCGCGCCAGCCTCGCCTCCTGGGCCAGCCGCCCCAGCGTCGAGCTCAAGGACGCCATCTCCACC ATGATCTTCGATCTTACCGCGAAGAAGCTGATCAGCTACGAGCCGTCGAAGTCGTCCGAGAATCTGAGGAACAACTTCGTGGCCTTCATCCGCGGCCTCATCTCCTTCCCGGTGGACATTCCCGGCACAGCCTACCATGAGTGCATGCAG GGGAGGAAGAACGCTATGAAGGTGCTCAAGAAGATGATGCGGGAGCGGATGGCGGACGCGGGGAGGCAGGGCGAGGACTTCTTCGACGTCCTGATCGAGGAGCTGAGGAGGGAGAAGCCCGTCATGACGGAGGCCATCGCGCTCGACCTCATGTTCGTGCTCCTCTTCGCCAGCTTCGAGACCACGGCGCTGGCGCTCACGCTGGGCGTCAAGCTCCTGGCCGAGAACCCCAGGGTGCTTCGGGCCCTAACG GAGGAGCATGAGGTGATTGTCAGGAGCAGGAAGGACAGGGATGCTGGACTCACGTGGGCCGAGTACAAGTCCATGACCTTCACATCCCAG GTTATATTGGAGATAGTACGATTGGCAAACATTGTGCCGGGGATTTTTCGGAAGGCCTTGCAAGACATTGAGTTCAAAG attttttttattttttggaaaACTTCATGCATCCGGTGGATGCAGGCTACACCATACCGGCAGGCTGGGGAGTGATGGTGTGTCCTCCAGCAGTGCACTTAAACCCCGAAATCTACGAAGATCCATTGGCGTTTGATCCATGGAGGTGGCAG CAGGACAAGGCAGAAATCACCGGTGGAACGAAGCAGTTCATGGCCTTCGGTGGGGGTCTCCGGTTCTGCGTGGGCACCGATCTCAGCAAGGTCTTGATGGCAACTTTCATTCACAGCCTGGTTACAAAATACAG TTGGAGGACTATCAAAGGAGGGAACATAGTTCGTACCCCGGGCCTCAGTTTCCCTGATGGATTTCATGTTCAGCTATTCCCTAAAGAGCTGACGCCTTCTTCTGTTCTGAATACAGCGTGTTCTGTCTGA